The window TTATTTTTGATACATCCACAGAAAGTGGATTGTTATTGTCCATGATTTCAGATAGCCTGCCCATCATGCCAAAGCCTCTTCTTAGCCACCAGGGCTTATTAGGTCTCAACGGTTCTGTTGGTTGTTCGGGAGGGTTTTCGTAATCGTAAACTGTTAAACCTTGTGGAAAGATGAGCTCTATATCAATATCCTCTGCAGGAATACTTCCACTATTTTCTATAGTTAAAACAAATTCGAAGGAATTTAAAAGCGTAAGCTGGTATTCATAAAGTTCCAGTAGGTAAGCTTCATATCTGCTATAATAGTCATCTACAGCTACATTATAGGCCTCACATTCTTTATGAGTAGCAGTAGGTTGAAACATTGCAGCCATTTGGCGTTGGTGGACTTCTGTATAGTACTCTGCACAATTAAGCTTTTGCACTTCTCTTTTAAGGGTTTCTATCCGTTCTTTTATGAAAGCATCAAAAGGAGGAGGACTAGCATTTTTTTCTACTTTTAAAAATTTACTGCCATCAGTTAATCCTAGGTTAAGCTTAGGAAGTGCACTAGTAAGCTTCTGAAGGGCTTTTTTTGTCTCTATTAATTCCTTTTCTTGTGGGTCAACATCTTGTTTCAGTAGATATTTTTCGGGCATTAATAGACTATCTAAGCCTACCGATTTTGCTCGCATTTCAGGACCATAATCAGCTGTTACTAAAATAATGCCGCTGCCATTTTTTTGCGCTAGCTCAAGG of the Flammeovirgaceae bacterium 311 genome contains:
- a CDS encoding hypothetical protein (COG1875 Predicted ATPase related to phosphate starvation-inducible protein PhoH) → MKYLVLDTNVFLHYQDIETIDWQHLIGTEVTLCIVPCVLSELDKHKRNSNNKVSARAKSTLKRLRDYSSDISSHPKGISIDFIYTNPKDKTFIDHSLDKAEFDDKLLASALELAQKNGSGIILVTADYGPEMRAKSVGLDSLLMPEKYLLKQDVDPQEKELIETKKALQKLTSALPKLNLGLTDGSKFLKVEKNASPPPFDAFIKERIETLKREVQKLNCAEYYTEVHQRQMAAMFQPTATHKECEAYNVAVDDYYSRYEAYLLELYEYQLTLLNSFEFVLTIENSGSIPAEDIDIELIFPQGLTVYDYENPPEQPTEPLRPNKPWWLRRGFGMMGRLSEIMDNNNPLSVDVSKIRLDAPEILENNGGYVVSYHIKSLKHNLSRELDPLLVIVNNTDKNGFSVRYIIHTGNIPIPKEGVININVTSQQ